In Candidatus Alcyoniella australis, a genomic segment contains:
- a CDS encoding sugar ABC transporter permease translates to MRHARRDRLLSLALVAPSCLLLLLFVYGFIGWSGWISMTDWEGISPELKFVGFEQYERLLHHDRFQRDLVNTGVFTLLFLAGNLFLGLLLAVLLDRKLRGESFFRSLFLFPMSVSFVVTGTIWVWVFNPQSGLNRIFAALGFDVSDWGWITDPKMALTCVALAAIWQMAGFTMAQYLAGLRGIAMEQREAARIDGANEAQVFRHVLLPQLWPITVGAIVVLGHISLKIFDLVYVMTQGGPARATDVPGIFMFEVTFANQFLARGAAIGVVMLLMVALLIVPYLVYARSMDAR, encoded by the coding sequence ATGAGGCACGCGCGGCGCGACCGGCTGCTGTCATTGGCGCTGGTGGCGCCCTCGTGCCTGCTGCTGCTGCTGTTTGTTTACGGCTTCATCGGCTGGTCGGGCTGGATCTCGATGACCGACTGGGAGGGCATCTCGCCCGAGCTGAAGTTCGTCGGGTTCGAGCAGTACGAACGGCTGCTGCACCACGATCGTTTCCAGCGCGACCTGGTCAACACCGGCGTGTTCACGCTGCTGTTCCTGGCGGGCAACCTGTTCCTCGGGTTGCTGCTGGCAGTGCTGCTCGACCGCAAGCTGCGCGGCGAGTCGTTCTTCCGCAGCCTGTTTCTGTTTCCGATGTCGGTCTCGTTCGTGGTCACGGGCACGATCTGGGTCTGGGTCTTCAACCCGCAGTCCGGGCTCAATCGAATCTTCGCGGCCCTGGGATTCGACGTGAGCGACTGGGGCTGGATCACCGACCCCAAAATGGCGCTGACCTGCGTGGCCCTGGCCGCGATCTGGCAGATGGCCGGGTTCACCATGGCCCAATATCTGGCCGGGCTGCGCGGCATTGCAATGGAGCAGCGCGAGGCCGCGCGCATTGACGGGGCCAACGAGGCCCAGGTCTTCCGCCACGTGCTGCTGCCCCAGCTTTGGCCGATCACCGTGGGCGCGATCGTGGTGCTGGGGCACATCTCGCTTAAAATCTTCGACCTGGTCTACGTGATGACTCAGGGCGGGCCCGCGCGCGCCACGGACGTGCCCGGGATCTTCATGTTCGAGGTGACCTTCGCCAACCAGTTCCTGGCGCGCGGCGCGGCAATCGGCGTGGTGATGCTGTTGATGGTGGCGCTGCTGATCGTGCCCTACCTGGTCTACGCCAGGTCGATGGACGCCCGCTGA
- a CDS encoding carbohydrate ABC transporter permease, with protein MAKVARGRTLWAYLLLGLAAALFITPLYVMFATSVKGLADAQGSSMWALPSALSFEGFAEAGSRMWRGVLNSLLLTIPATLLSCIVGSLNGYCLSKWKFRGSEWLFTLVLFGMFIPYQSVLIPLVLFMRKIGLYNSLFGLILVHVIYGVPITTLIFRNYYATVPDELIEAGRIDGAGLLKIYWYVFLPVSLPAFAVVAIWQFTNIWNEFLFAVTLVGDPRAQPVTVALQNLGGSMISRWNVQMAGALIASAPTLLVYVLLGRYFVGGMMAGSVKG; from the coding sequence ATGGCGAAGGTCGCGCGCGGCCGTACGCTGTGGGCCTACCTTTTGTTGGGGCTGGCCGCCGCGTTGTTCATCACGCCGCTGTACGTGATGTTCGCCACCTCGGTCAAGGGCCTGGCCGACGCCCAGGGCTCGAGCATGTGGGCGCTGCCCAGCGCGCTGTCGTTCGAGGGGTTTGCCGAGGCCGGGTCGCGGATGTGGCGCGGAGTACTCAACAGCCTGCTGCTGACGATCCCGGCCACGCTGCTCTCGTGCATCGTCGGCTCGCTCAACGGCTACTGCCTTTCCAAGTGGAAGTTCCGCGGCTCGGAGTGGCTGTTCACCCTGGTGCTGTTCGGGATGTTCATTCCCTACCAGAGCGTGCTGATCCCGCTGGTGCTGTTCATGCGCAAGATCGGACTCTATAACTCGCTTTTCGGGCTGATCCTGGTACACGTTATCTACGGCGTGCCGATCACCACGCTGATCTTCCGCAACTACTACGCCACAGTGCCCGACGAGCTGATCGAGGCCGGACGCATCGACGGCGCGGGCCTGCTCAAAATCTACTGGTACGTGTTCCTGCCGGTGAGTTTGCCGGCGTTTGCCGTGGTGGCGATCTGGCAGTTCACCAACATTTGGAACGAGTTCCTCTTTGCCGTGACCCTGGTGGGCGACCCGCGCGCCCAGCCGGTGACCGTGGCCCTGCAGAACCTCGGCGGCAGCATGATCAGCCGCTGGAACGTGCAGATGGCCGGAGCGCTGATCGCCTCGGCCCCCACGCTGTTGGTCTACGTGCTGCTGGGGCGCTACTTTGTCGGCGGGATGATGGCCGGATCCGTTAAAGGTTAG